Proteins found in one Cetobacterium ceti genomic segment:
- a CDS encoding OmpH family outer membrane protein: MKFLFLFLTISSLSFSLNCGVVDTKNLFSTYYKTSIFENKIDKIEKENKDNPSLIEEKKEEYFSEIQRDITLASIIVGKEEGFDILMDKRALIYGGKDITENVKEFLNNTKSSELKGIKIIKDTKVL, from the coding sequence ATGAAATTTCTATTTTTATTTTTAACTATATCCTCTCTTTCTTTTTCTCTAAACTGTGGAGTTGTTGATACAAAAAATCTTTTTTCTACTTACTATAAAACTTCTATTTTTGAAAATAAAATAGATAAAATAGAAAAGGAAAATAAAGATAATCCCTCTTTAATTGAAGAAAAAAAAGAGGAATATTTCAGTGAAATTCAGAGGGATATAACCCTAGCTTCTATTATAGTTGGAAAAGAAGAGGGATTTGATATTTTAATGGATAAACGAGCCTTAATATATGGAGGAAAGGATATTACTGAAAATGTAAAGGAATTTTTAAATAATACAAAATCTTCAGAACTTAAGGGAATTAAAATTATAAAAGATACTAAAGTTTTATAA
- a CDS encoding glycoside hydrolase family 10 protein, whose amino-acid sequence MKKKGYIILIFMLQVIIFNMGLANESHPKREFRAVWIATVNNINWPSKEGLSVGEQKREYIKLLDEVKDMKMNAVIVQVRPNADRFYKYPNLEPWSEYLTGVKGKDPGYDPLKFMIDEAHKRNLEFHAWFNPYRVTFKKGEKLPKNHPGIKHKDWIVEYGGKLYYDPGNPKARNFTENIIVDVVKHYDIDAVHMDDYFYPYKVKGRNGKLLDFPDYRSYKKYGRGQGIENWRRENVDIFVRDLSKKIKKAKPYVRFGISPFGVWRNISDDPTGSNTRAGVTNYDTLYADTRVWIKNGWIDYIIPQIYWDFNFKPAPYGTLVDWWEKEVKGTHTNLYIGHGAYRIGSSKSWKNKYELIDQINYNRKEPRVLGSAYFGLATLVENSYNIKNNLKYGPYKYEALLPQTPWIDTVPPKPIKDFKVYRNRGEVKLIWENNPHDYVTYYTVYRSTNSKININNSENILGTVRLEKGKKNVFLDKNIVEGKSYYYAITAVDRVHNESKIGKIKKVKTN is encoded by the coding sequence TTGAAAAAAAAAGGATACATAATACTAATATTTATGTTACAGGTAATAATATTTAATATGGGGTTAGCTAATGAATCTCATCCTAAAAGAGAGTTTAGAGCGGTATGGATAGCTACAGTAAATAATATTAACTGGCCATCTAAGGAAGGACTTTCTGTAGGAGAGCAAAAAAGAGAGTATATAAAATTATTAGATGAAGTTAAAGATATGAAAATGAATGCAGTGATAGTTCAGGTAAGACCCAATGCTGATAGATTTTATAAATATCCAAATTTAGAACCTTGGTCAGAATATTTAACAGGAGTTAAAGGAAAAGATCCAGGATATGATCCTTTGAAATTTATGATAGATGAAGCTCATAAAAGAAATTTAGAGTTTCATGCATGGTTTAATCCCTATAGAGTAACTTTTAAAAAGGGAGAAAAATTACCTAAAAATCATCCTGGGATAAAGCATAAAGACTGGATAGTAGAATATGGTGGTAAATTATACTATGATCCAGGAAATCCTAAAGCAAGAAACTTTACAGAAAATATAATAGTTGATGTAGTTAAACATTATGATATAGATGCAGTGCATATGGATGATTATTTTTATCCTTATAAAGTTAAGGGAAGAAATGGGAAACTTTTAGACTTTCCAGATTATAGAAGTTATAAAAAATATGGAAGAGGTCAAGGTATAGAAAATTGGCGTAGGGAAAATGTGGATATTTTTGTAAGAGATCTTTCAAAAAAAATAAAAAAAGCAAAACCCTATGTAAGATTTGGAATTAGTCCATTTGGAGTGTGGAGAAATATAAGTGATGATCCTACAGGTTCTAATACAAGGGCTGGAGTTACAAACTATGATACATTATATGCAGATACAAGGGTTTGGATAAAGAATGGATGGATAGATTATATTATACCTCAAATATATTGGGATTTTAATTTTAAACCAGCTCCATATGGAACTTTAGTTGATTGGTGGGAAAAAGAGGTCAAGGGAACTCATACAAATTTATACATAGGACATGGAGCTTATAGAATTGGAAGTTCAAAAAGTTGGAAAAATAAATATGAACTAATAGATCAAATTAATTATAATAGAAAAGAACCAAGAGTTTTAGGAAGTGCATATTTTGGTTTAGCAACTCTTGTGGAAAATTCATATAATATAAAAAATAATTTAAAATATGGGCCATATAAATATGAAGCTTTACTTCCTCAGACACCTTGGATAGATACAGTACCACCAAAACCAATAAAAGATTTTAAAGTTTATAGAAATAGAGGAGAGGTTAAATTAATTTGGGAAAATAATCCTCATGACTATGTAACCTATTATACTGTATATAGAAGTACAAATTCTAAAATTAATATAAATAATAGCGAAAATATTTTAGGGACAGTTAGATTGGAAAAGGGTAAAAAGAATGTATTTTTAGATAAAAATATAGTTGAAGGAAAAAGTTACTATTATGCAATTACTGCTGTGGACAGAGTTCATAATGAAAGTAAAATAGGTAAAATAAAAAAAGTTAAAACAAACTAA
- the glpX gene encoding class II fructose-bisphosphatase, whose amino-acid sequence MKRELALEFARVTEAAALAAHKWVGRGNKEGADQAAVDAMRSMLNGITIDGEIVIGEGEIDEAPMLYIGEKVGLVHGENFTGDRAYASVDIAVDPVEGTRMTAQGQPNAIAVLAVGNKGSFLKAPDMYMEKLIVGPEAKGVIDLEKPLMENIENVCKALDKKINELTIVVLDKPRHKTIIKELQDIGVRVYALPDGDVAGSILTSVVDSDVDMLYGIGGAPEGVISAAVIRALGGDMNARLKLRSEVKGVSLENDKISNFEKRRCEEMGLTVGDVLRMDDLVKDDEVIFSATGVTSGDLLEGVKRKGNIARTQTLVIRGKSKTVRYINAVHNLDYKPAEIIDLVK is encoded by the coding sequence ATGAAAAGAGAATTAGCTTTAGAGTTTGCAAGGGTAACTGAGGCAGCAGCCTTAGCAGCACACAAATGGGTTGGAAGAGGAAATAAAGAGGGAGCTGACCAAGCAGCAGTTGATGCAATGAGGTCTATGTTAAATGGAATTACAATAGATGGAGAAATTGTAATAGGAGAGGGAGAAATAGATGAGGCTCCTATGTTATATATAGGGGAAAAAGTAGGACTTGTTCATGGAGAAAATTTTACAGGGGATAGAGCATATGCATCAGTAGATATTGCGGTGGATCCTGTGGAAGGAACTAGAATGACAGCTCAAGGACAACCTAATGCCATTGCAGTTTTAGCTGTTGGAAATAAAGGAAGTTTCTTAAAAGCTCCAGATATGTATATGGAAAAATTAATTGTTGGACCTGAAGCTAAGGGAGTTATAGATTTAGAAAAACCTTTAATGGAAAATATTGAAAATGTATGTAAAGCTTTAGATAAAAAAATAAATGAACTTACAATAGTTGTTTTAGATAAACCAAGACATAAAACTATTATAAAGGAACTTCAAGATATAGGTGTTAGAGTATATGCTTTACCAGATGGAGACGTAGCAGGGTCAATATTAACTTCTGTTGTAGATTCAGATGTGGATATGCTTTATGGAATAGGAGGAGCTCCTGAAGGAGTAATTTCTGCTGCGGTTATAAGAGCCCTAGGTGGAGATATGAATGCTAGATTAAAATTAAGAAGTGAAGTTAAGGGAGTTTCCCTAGAAAATGATAAAATTTCTAACTTTGAAAAACGTAGATGTGAAGAGATGGGATTAACTGTAGGAGATGTTCTTAGAATGGATGATCTTGTAAAGGATGACGAAGTTATATTCTCAGCTACAGGGGTAACAAGTGGAGATTTACTAGAGGGAGTAAAAAGAAAAGGAAATATTGCAAGAACTCAAACTCTTGTTATAAGAGGAAAAAGTAAAACAGTTAGATATATAAATGCTGTTCATAATTTAGATTATAAACCAGCGGAAATAATAGATTTAGTAAAATAG
- a CDS encoding septum formation initiator family protein has product MKITVYICIFLINLGIFGVPIYRSIVRINNLNSEMRNIAMEEKIAKEKIIEYGKRLSQIENPFYREKIARDRLQMKKEGEIIYRSIDITQEEK; this is encoded by the coding sequence ATGAAAATAACAGTGTATATATGCATTTTTCTTATAAATTTAGGTATTTTTGGTGTTCCTATTTATAGAAGTATTGTAAGAATAAATAATTTAAACAGCGAAATGAGAAATATAGCTATGGAAGAAAAAATAGCTAAGGAAAAAATTATTGAGTATGGAAAGCGTCTATCTCAAATAGAAAATCCCTTTTATAGGGAAAAAATAGCTAGAGATAGGTTGCAGATGAAAAAAGAAGGGGAAATTATTTACAGATCAATAGATATAACACAGGAGGAAAAATGA
- a CDS encoding penicillin-binding protein: protein MKGLKISSLILCIVLFGGSLYLKNYFISVSSLLVLIYLLVVYGEWKKHKSVSRYNDRVLAGMNIVGFLIVILIIRLINLQVFKVDEYRKAVENQVLSKEQYIGNRGTIYDTTGKRLAYNINIYTLIINPKFALSDKKDRIFPILKEYCKEGLLDDKYLNLKNEIIQLGNNKKQYKILRKNITDSEKDQMMEIIGKVGSGVVREKILEFRKENKRKYFRSDLFFNLIGNIGYPRGYKGEEKKGIFGIEKEYDNYLNGLKVNREIRSTRTRGIKLPTDKIEAQEDINGKDIYLTIDSDIQYILSDELKKEFNKTKAQEAYAIVVDPNTGRIIAESSFNRKKEVRNPVFQNQVEPGSIFKPIIVGAAMNEGYVGRYSTFDVGDGKIKKYGHTIRESSRHVKGILTVQEILEKSSNVGMVLIGDKFTDEKFEEYLKRYGLYDRTGVDFPYERKPYTVSYKRWDKLKRSTMAFGQGIAVTPIQMIMAFSTVINGGILYRPYLVDKVVNEDGVVVRRNLPKPVRRVLKPEVSATMRAILEKAVEVGTVKNAGVEGYRVGGKTGTAQISANGKYVRHEYLASTVGFFPVNNPKYAILVMVYKPQADLLYHRFGGAVAAPVVGEVIRRVTKVKNILSEDIAQIAPGIYKGNEDKIKIDENMEIMPDLKGLTARDVLNLFKNKNYLLKISGTGEVISQYPKAGDKMENIKTITIRLK, encoded by the coding sequence GTGAAGGGATTAAAAATATCCTCTCTTATTTTATGTATTGTACTTTTTGGTGGATCATTATATTTAAAAAATTATTTTATAAGTGTAAGTTCCCTATTAGTTTTAATATATTTATTAGTTGTTTATGGAGAGTGGAAAAAACATAAAAGTGTAAGTAGATATAATGATAGAGTTTTAGCAGGAATGAATATAGTTGGATTTTTAATTGTTATTTTAATAATAAGACTTATAAATCTTCAAGTATTTAAGGTAGATGAATATAGAAAAGCTGTTGAAAACCAAGTGTTAAGTAAGGAACAGTATATAGGTAATCGTGGAACTATTTATGATACAACAGGGAAAAGGTTGGCTTATAATATAAATATATACACATTAATAATAAATCCAAAATTTGCTTTAAGTGATAAAAAAGATAGAATCTTTCCCATATTAAAAGAATATTGTAAAGAGGGATTGTTAGATGATAAATATTTAAATTTAAAAAATGAAATTATCCAATTGGGTAATAATAAAAAGCAGTATAAAATTTTAAGAAAAAATATTACTGATAGCGAAAAGGATCAAATGATGGAAATTATAGGAAAAGTTGGTTCTGGAGTTGTAAGGGAGAAAATATTAGAATTTCGAAAAGAAAATAAAAGAAAATATTTTAGAAGTGATCTATTCTTTAATTTAATCGGAAATATAGGTTATCCGAGAGGATATAAAGGGGAAGAGAAAAAAGGAATATTTGGAATAGAAAAGGAATATGATAACTATTTAAATGGATTGAAGGTAAATAGGGAGATTAGAAGTACAAGAACAAGAGGAATTAAACTTCCTACGGATAAAATAGAGGCACAAGAGGATATAAATGGAAAAGATATTTATTTAACAATAGATAGCGATATTCAATATATATTAAGTGATGAATTGAAAAAAGAGTTTAATAAGACTAAAGCTCAAGAAGCCTATGCAATAGTTGTAGACCCTAATACGGGAAGAATAATTGCTGAGAGTTCTTTTAATAGAAAGAAAGAAGTAAGAAATCCAGTTTTCCAAAATCAGGTTGAACCAGGATCTATATTTAAACCGATTATAGTTGGTGCTGCTATGAATGAAGGTTATGTGGGAAGATACTCAACTTTTGATGTTGGAGATGGAAAAATAAAAAAATATGGACATACAATAAGAGAAAGTAGTAGACATGTAAAAGGTATTTTAACAGTTCAAGAGATTTTAGAAAAATCAAGTAACGTTGGAATGGTTTTAATTGGAGATAAATTTACAGATGAAAAATTTGAAGAGTATTTAAAAAGATATGGTCTTTATGATAGAACAGGTGTGGATTTTCCCTATGAAAGAAAACCCTATACAGTTTCCTATAAAAGATGGGATAAGTTAAAAAGAAGTACTATGGCCTTTGGCCAAGGAATAGCAGTTACCCCTATACAAATGATAATGGCATTTTCAACAGTTATAAATGGAGGAATTTTATATAGGCCATATTTAGTTGATAAAGTTGTAAATGAAGATGGAGTGGTTGTTAGAAGAAATTTACCAAAACCTGTGAGAAGAGTATTGAAACCTGAAGTATCTGCAACAATGAGAGCAATTTTAGAAAAAGCTGTTGAAGTGGGAACAGTTAAAAATGCTGGAGTAGAAGGATATAGAGTAGGTGGAAAAACAGGAACAGCTCAGATAAGTGCTAATGGAAAATATGTTCGTCATGAATATTTAGCTTCTACTGTGGGATTTTTTCCAGTAAATAATCCAAAGTATGCAATATTGGTAATGGTATATAAACCACAGGCGGATTTATTATATCATAGATTTGGAGGAGCCGTTGCAGCTCCTGTGGTAGGAGAAGTTATTAGAAGAGTAACAAAAGTAAAAAATATATTATCTGAAGATATTGCACAAATTGCACCAGGGATATATAAAGGAAATGAAGATAAAATCAAAATAGATGAAAATATGGAAATTATGCCAGATTTAAAAGGTCTTACAGCAAGAGATGTATTAAATCTATTTAAAAATAAAAATTACTTATTAAAAATATCTGGAACAGGGGAAGTGATTAGTCAATATCCTAAAGCTGGAGATAAAATGGAGAATATTAAAACTATAACTATAAGATTAAAGTAG
- the def gene encoding peptide deformylase, with protein MLYDIKIYGADSLRNISTPVEEINNEIREILENMVETMHEVKGVGLAAPQVGINKRMFVIDVGDGVVRKVINPEILELSDEVETCEEGCLSIPGVYKGVKRSTHVKIKYQNEKGEEIIEEGDGLLGRAFQHEYDHLDAILFVDKVSPIAKRMISKKLQLLKKESSKN; from the coding sequence ATGTTATATGATATTAAAATATATGGAGCGGATTCTCTGAGAAATATTTCCACTCCTGTTGAAGAGATTAATAATGAAATAAGAGAGATTCTTGAGAATATGGTTGAAACTATGCATGAAGTAAAAGGTGTAGGATTAGCAGCTCCTCAAGTTGGAATTAATAAGAGAATGTTTGTTATAGATGTAGGAGATGGAGTAGTAAGAAAAGTGATAAATCCAGAAATATTAGAATTATCAGATGAGGTTGAAACTTGTGAAGAGGGGTGTCTAAGTATCCCTGGAGTTTATAAAGGTGTTAAAAGATCAACCCATGTAAAAATTAAATATCAAAATGAAAAAGGTGAAGAGATTATAGAGGAGGGAGATGGTCTTTTAGGAAGAGCATTTCAACATGAGTATGACCATTTAGATGCAATTTTATTTGTAGATAAAGTATCTCCTATTGCTAAGAGAATGATCTCTAAAAAGTTACAACTATTAAAAAAAGAAAGTTCAAAAAATTAA
- the priA gene encoding replication restart helicase PriA, whose amino-acid sequence MKYYKIFIDGTNGFFTYKDEKDEFKIGDPVQVNFRNKLKAGIIIEEEKENEFSFKVLPIKKLLEDQIKFSENFIKLLIWIQNYYLASFDQVFSAAVPSMLNIKYEFLYKFNKDKLTYVNKEMEEYFLERIKVRKNTLTKNFSKERIKKALEKKVLKEENKWISFFQEHEKYKDIEEYFQKKYFVSKETLEKKFSKNIIDNALKNNEIELIKNIKALREDKYSEEIIENKLVEDKILNEEQTYVKNGIINSEKKHFLIKGVTGSGKTEVYIQLIKDGLRKGKGSIFLVPEISLTPQMVKRFQEEFGETIAILHSKMTISERSKEWYNLYSGRKKVVLGVRSAIFAPLKDLEYVIIDEEHENSYKQDSNPRYNAKYVAIKRGELEGAKIVLGSATPSIESYYYGKEGIFELFYMNKRYKDAKMPSMEVVDMKNENNSFFSEKLLDNIRETLLRDEQVILLLNRKGYSTLIQCGDCGHIEECKHCSIKMNYYSSGHILKCNYCGITRKFDGHCSKCGSTNIVHSGKGVERVEEELKKYFPVEIIRVDGESSKEKDFYKNMYRDFSQGKYKIMIGTQMIAKGLHFPNVTLVGVINADTVLTIPDFRSGERTFQLVTQVAGRAGRGEKEGRVIIQTYQPESYVINKILEDDYDGFYEKEIENREILFYPPFSKIINIGISSTKEDILESISKEIYDEISWEMVELHGPMRSLVYKVKDRYRYNIFIKGERKYINHYKKIIREKLKKFKGKDYRVVVDIDPINLI is encoded by the coding sequence ATGAAATATTATAAAATTTTTATAGATGGAACCAATGGTTTTTTTACCTACAAGGATGAAAAGGATGAATTTAAAATTGGAGATCCTGTACAGGTAAATTTTAGAAATAAATTAAAAGCAGGAATAATTATAGAAGAGGAAAAAGAAAATGAATTTTCTTTTAAAGTTTTACCTATAAAAAAATTGTTAGAGGATCAGATAAAGTTTAGTGAAAATTTTATAAAATTATTAATTTGGATACAAAATTATTATTTAGCTTCTTTTGATCAAGTTTTTTCTGCAGCAGTTCCCTCTATGTTAAATATTAAATATGAGTTTTTATATAAGTTTAATAAAGATAAACTTACATATGTTAATAAAGAGATGGAGGAGTATTTTTTAGAAAGAATAAAAGTTAGAAAAAATACATTAACAAAAAACTTTTCAAAGGAAAGAATAAAAAAAGCTTTAGAAAAAAAAGTTTTAAAAGAAGAAAATAAATGGATTAGTTTTTTTCAAGAGCATGAAAAATATAAGGATATTGAGGAATACTTTCAGAAAAAATATTTTGTGAGTAAAGAAACTTTAGAAAAAAAATTTTCTAAAAATATTATAGATAATGCTTTGAAAAATAATGAGATAGAATTAATAAAAAATATTAAAGCCCTTAGAGAAGATAAATATTCTGAGGAAATTATAGAAAATAAATTAGTTGAAGATAAAATTTTAAATGAAGAGCAAACCTATGTAAAAAATGGGATTATAAATTCTGAGAAAAAACATTTTTTAATAAAGGGTGTTACAGGATCTGGGAAAACAGAAGTTTATATTCAATTAATTAAAGATGGACTTAGAAAGGGAAAGGGCTCTATATTTTTAGTTCCTGAAATATCTTTAACACCTCAAATGGTAAAAAGATTTCAGGAAGAATTTGGAGAAACTATAGCTATTTTACATAGTAAAATGACAATTTCTGAAAGAAGTAAGGAATGGTATAATTTGTATAGTGGAAGAAAAAAAGTTGTTTTAGGGGTTCGTTCGGCAATTTTTGCTCCCCTTAAAGATTTAGAATATGTAATTATAGATGAAGAACATGAAAATAGTTATAAACAAGATAGTAATCCTAGATATAATGCAAAATATGTAGCTATAAAAAGAGGCGAGCTTGAAGGAGCTAAAATAGTTTTAGGATCAGCAACACCATCTATAGAGAGTTATTACTATGGAAAAGAGGGAATTTTTGAATTATTTTATATGAATAAAAGATATAAAGATGCGAAAATGCCTAGTATGGAAGTTGTGGATATGAAAAATGAAAATAATTCATTTTTCAGTGAAAAGCTTTTAGATAATATTCGAGAAACTTTATTAAGGGATGAACAGGTAATTCTTCTTTTAAATAGGAAGGGATATTCTACTCTTATTCAATGTGGGGACTGTGGACATATTGAAGAGTGTAAACACTGTTCTATAAAAATGAATTATTACTCAAGTGGTCATATATTAAAATGTAATTACTGTGGTATAACAAGAAAATTTGATGGACATTGTAGTAAATGTGGAAGTACAAATATAGTTCATAGTGGAAAAGGTGTAGAAAGAGTAGAAGAGGAACTAAAAAAATATTTTCCAGTGGAAATAATTAGAGTTGATGGCGAGTCTTCTAAGGAAAAGGATTTTTATAAAAATATGTATAGGGACTTTTCTCAGGGAAAATATAAAATTATGATAGGAACTCAAATGATAGCTAAGGGATTACATTTTCCCAATGTGACCCTAGTAGGAGTTATAAATGCAGATACAGTTTTAACAATCCCTGATTTTAGATCTGGGGAGAGAACTTTTCAATTGGTAACTCAGGTGGCAGGAAGAGCAGGAAGAGGAGAGAAAGAGGGAAGAGTTATAATTCAAACCTATCAGCCAGAAAGTTATGTAATAAATAAAATTTTAGAAGATGACTATGATGGATTTTATGAAAAAGAGATAGAAAATAGAGAAATTCTTTTTTATCCTCCTTTTTCAAAAATTATAAATATAGGAATATCATCTACAAAGGAAGATATTTTAGAAAGTATTTCTAAGGAAATATATGATGAAATATCTTGGGAGATGGTAGAGCTTCATGGTCCTATGAGAAGTTTGGTATATAAGGTAAAGGATAGATATAGATATAATATCTTTATAAAAGGTGAAAGAAAATATATAAATCATTATAAAAAAATTATAAGAGAAAAATTGAAAAAATTTAAAGGAAAAGATTATAGAGTAGTTGTTGATATAGACCCTATAAATCTAATATGA